The DNA window CGGAACGCCGTAATCCGCCAATGCATGAGCCGTCGAGACGCATGCATGGCGGATTACGCTTCGCTAATCCGCCCTACGTGTCTCCCGGGGGGGGGGCATGGTTCGGCGGGCTTACTCTCAGCCCGCGCGGGCGGCGATCAGGCGGGCGATTTCCTCGAGCAGCACTTCGAAGCGGATCGGCTTGCGGAAGAAGGTGTCGTAAGGCACCACTTCGTCCTTGCGCGGGATGCCGGCGCTGGCCAGGATGAAGGGGATGGCGGCCAAGTGCGGGTCGGCTCGCCATTGCAGGCACAGCTGGGCGCCGTCCATCACCGGCATCATGTAGTCGGAGACGATGATGTCCGGGCGTTCGCGCGCGGCCGCCTCCAGCGCCTCGGCGCCGTTGCCGGCGGTGCGCACGCGGTAGCCGCGGTATTCGAACAGCATCGTGTACGCCGACAGGACGTCGAACTCGTCGTCGACCACCAGGATGATTTTTCCATCCGGGTTGGCGTCCATGATAGCCGGGGAGTCGCTCATGTCATCTCGCTATAGCGTCTGCGGCGGCACGACCGGGCCGAACACGGCGCCCTCGATCGTCATGCCTTCGTCGGTGATGAGCAGGATGTGGTTGGCCGCGTCGTAGCTGTTCTCGCGCAGCTTGAGCACGCCGATCTGGCGCCGGTTGATGCCGCGCACGTCGACATAGCGCATCAGGATGATGTTTTCAAACAACATCGAGGCCGACACTTCGCTGTGCGCCGGCCCGGTGCCGAAGTACGGCAGCTCTTGCGTGAAGAAGCTCGTCACGTTGCGGCAGCGCAGTTCGTTCACCAGCGCGGCCAGGAACGAGCGCGAGCGGCCGTCGTGGATGACGATCTCGCGCAGGCCGTCGAGGCCGTCCATCAGCAGGCGCGTGACGCCGCGCCGCTCGACATTGCGCAGCATTTCCTGGGCCATGGCGTCGACCAGCACCTCGAGCGGTGGGTGCCAGATGATCTCGAGCGCGCCGCTGTCGTAATACGGGCGCATGTCCATGCCGACGCTGACCGACTTTTCCAGCAGCCGCAGCGGCGACTCGTAGAAGCCGGCGATCAAGCAATTTTCCCCGCGTTTCAGTCCCTCGTAGATGAAATGCAGGCCCATCAGCGTCTTGCCGACGCCGGGGTTGCCCAGCAGCGCCGTGGTCGAGCCGCGCGCCACGCCGCCGTTGGTCAGTTTGTCCCAGCCGGCGATGCCGAAGCCGAGGCGCTGGCGCGAGACGGCCGGCGTGGCGCCGGAAACGGTGCTGACGGCCTCCAGGCGCGGGTAGATGGCGACGCCGTCGACGCCGACCTCGAACACGTGGCGACCCAGCAGGTGCTTGCTGCCGCGCAACTTAAACACCTTGATCTCGCGGATCAGCTGCAAGCCCTGCTCATATTGGCTCAGTTCGATCAAGCCGTCGACCAGGGTGTTTTCCGAGTCGGCCACGTTGCCCTCGGTGGGCGAGAGCAGGAAGGTGGTGCACTGCATGGTCGCCACCAGCGAATTGAGCGAGAGCATGAACTCCGACAGCGCCACGTCCGACGGCTTGGCCTCGCGCACGGTGCGGAAACCGTCGATGATCATGATGTCGGGGCGCTGGTCGGCCAGGGTGGAGGCGATCGACTTGAGCAGCTCGCGCAGGCCGCCCTTGAGCAGTTCGTTGTAGGCGCCGAGGAAGATGATGCGCTCGCCGACCAGTTTCTCGTCGAAGAAGGAGAAGCTGCTCAGGTGGTTGAGCATCTTGCCGTGGGTTTCGGCGATCAGGGTCAGGATCAGCACCTTCTTGCCCTGGTGGGCGTGCTGGAAACCGATCTGGCAGGCCAGGGTGGTCTTGCCGCTGCCGGCCAGGCCCTGGATCAGATACAGGCTGTGGGCCGGAAAGCCGCCGCCGAGGATCTGGTCGAAACCGGACACGCCCGTCTGCAGCAGCGGCATGCGCACTGCGGGTTGGGCGGTATGGGAGGTAAAGGTAGTCATGTCCACTCTCGGGGGCTCGTCGGCCACGAACGTACTGCATGTGCAAACGGCAATGTTGCCTGCGTAAAAAACAGACACACTGTAGCACAGCAACAATTATAGGAGGCCTCGCGCGAAGCCCGCGTACGCCAGCACACCCACGGGAGCAGGTAGTGGTTTTTTTGTAAGCCGAGAGCTTAGCCGATGAAGGAGTCGAATTGCAAGTCGAACTCTTGCAGCGCCTTTTGGGCGTTCTGCATCTTCTTGCGAAATTCGGGGCCGCGCTGCAGCGCCAGGCCGACGGCCAGCACGTCGATGACGACGAGATACGCCAGGCGCGCCGAGATCGGCGTGTAGGGGTCGATGTTGAAGATCAGGTCGATCGGGATGAGCACCGTGGCCAGGTCGGCCAGCGGGGTGCCGGACGGCGCCAGCACGATGACGTCGGCGCCGCCACGGCGGGCCAGCTTGATCGAACGCACCAGCGACGGGCTGTTGCCGCGCTGGGAAATGGCGACCACGGCGTCACCGGTGCGCAACAGGGCGGCGGCGATGCTGTGGATGTGCGGGTCGGCGTAGGCCACCGTCGGCACGCCGGAGCGGAAGAACTTGTGCTGGGCGTCGGCGGCGACGATGCCGGACGTGCCCTGGCCGTAGAACTCGATCTTGTTGGCCTTCGCCAGGATGTCGAGCGCCTTCTGGATGGCGTCCGGGTCGAGGTTGTTGCGCAGGTCGAGCAGGGTGTTGATCGAGCGGCTGCAAATCTTGTTGACCAGGTCGGCCGCGAGGTCGTCCTGGGTCGGCTGCTCGTTCAGGCCCGGCAGGGCCAGCGCCAGCCCCTGCGCCAGTTTCAGCTTGAACTCGTGCCAGCCGTCGTAACCCAGCGTGCGGCAAAAGCGCACCACGGTCGGCTCGGACACTTGCGCGCTTTTGGCGAGCGCGGTGATGTTCTGGCTGACCGTCTGGCCGGGGTGGTCGAGCACGGCCAACGCGACTTTGCGCTCCGATTTGGAGAGCGAGTCGAGCTGGGTGCGGATGGAGTCGAGCAGCATCGGAGCGTTAGGGCTTTTAGTCTTCCGGCAGCGCTTCTTCGCGCCACTGCAGGCCGTCGCGGCCGATCAGCGCGGAGGCGGCGGCCGGACCCCAGGTGCCGGAGGCGTACGGAATCGGATAGCTGTCGTCGCTTTCCCAGTTGTTCAGGATCGGCTCGACCCATTCCCATGCCGCTTCCAGTTCGTCGCCGCGCATGAACAGGGTCAATTGGCCGCGCAGCACGTCCAGCAGCAGGCGCTCGTAGGCGTCCATGCGGGGCGATTTGAACGATTCGCGGAAGTCCAGTTCCAGCTCGGCCTGTTTCAGGCGCATGCCGTCGCCGGGCGTCTTGGCCATCAGGTTCATACGCAGGCCCTCGTCGGGCTGCAGGCGGATGACCAGCGAATTGGGCTGGAAGCTGTTGGTCGGCTGGGCGAAGATCGAGTGCGGGATCTGCTTGAAGCGCACGACGATCTCGGCCAGGCCGTCGGCCATGCGCTTGCCGGTGCGCAGGTAGAAAGGCACGCCGGCCCAGCGCCAGGTGTCGATTTCCGCCTTCATGGCGACAAAGGTTTCGGTGCGCGAGTGTTCCGGCGCGTCCGGCTCGTCGCGGTAGCTCGGCACGGCCTTGCCGTCCACGTGGCCGGCGCGGTACTGGCCGCGCACGATGTTTTGCGCCAGGGTGGTCGGCGTGAATTTTTTCAGCGAGCGCAGCACTTGCAGCTTGGCGTCGCGCACGGCGTCCGGGGCGATCGAGGTCGGCGGCTCCATGGCGACGATGCACAACAGTTGCAGCAGGTGGTTTTGCAGCATGTCGCGCAGCGCGCCCGACGTGTCGTAGTAACCCATGCGGTTGCCGACGCCGAGTTTTTCGGCGATGGTGATCTGCACGTCGGAGATCCATTCGCGGCGCCACAGCGGCTCGAACAGGATGTTGCCGAAGCGCAGGGCCAGCAGGTTCTGCACGGTTTCCTTGCCGAGGTAGTGGTCGATCCGGTAAATCTGCGATTCCTCGAAGACTTTGCCCACTTCGGCGTTGATCTGCTTGGCCGAGGCGAGGTCGCGCCCGAGCGGCTTTTCCAGCACCACGCGCGAGTTCTTGGTGACCAGGCCGTTCTCTTTGAGGTTGTCGCAGATCTGCGAGAAGATCGCCGGCGGCGTGGCCAGGTAGTAGACGCGGGTGATGGCGTCGTCCTTGCGCAGCGCCTCGACCAGGTTCTTGTAGCTGGCGCTGTCGGTGGCGTTCAAGGACACGTAGACGATGCGCGCGGTGAAGCGGGTCCAGGCGGCCGGGGTGATGGCCGGCGACTTGACGTGGGGCTTGGAGGTGGTTTCGACCGTATGCAGGAAGTCCTCCTGGCTGGCGTCCGCGCGGCCGACGCAGATGATGCGCGCGGTCGGGGGCAAGTCGTTGGCCACGTCGCGGGCGTACATCGCCGGCAGCAATTTGCGCATCGCCAGATCGCCGCTGCCGCCGAACAGAACCAGATCAAAATCGGTAAGAGCCATAATTGAGAGTCGTCGCAAGAGTAGGGTGTGCCTGAATGGGAGGTCGCTGCAGAGCGCCGCCGCCGGCTTGACACTATAACCGGAGGCGATTTTTCATTGTGTAAATTTACTACGGTAAGCGGTGAAATGCAAGTAATTTTACTACATTTCGTTGGTGTTTTTGTTATGGGTTTGCGGTCTTGGGAGTGAAGCTACTATACAGTGTCGCGCCGGTTTTTGCCGGGGTGTGGCGGAGGCCGTGGCGGCGCGTTGGCGGATTACGGCGTGCCGCCTAATCCGCCCTACGTGGATCCGTGGTTTGTCCAGGCCACGTGGCGCCTGGCCACGCCGTATGCGCGACATCGGAAACACGTAGGGCGGATTAGCGCAGCGTAATCCGCCATGTGCGAGCCGTCTGCGGCACAAATTAATTCCGGTACGGTGGATTTACGCGGCCGGCGACATCCACCCTGATCGCCAGCAGCTTGCCGCTGAGCGGGTACTGTTCCAGCTCGGCGGCCGGGCGTTCGCCGGCGCTGGTGACATATAAGGTGCGCAAATCGGCGCCGCCGAAGGCCAGCATCGTCGGGCAGCGCAGCGGCAGCTTGATCTCGTCGAGCAGTTCGCCCTCGGGCGACAGCTTGACCAGCCGCCCGCCCTCGAACAGCGCGCTCCAGTAGTTGCCGTCGCTGTCGACCGCCGCGCCGTCCGGACGGCCGCCGTAATTAATGGCCTTGTCGGCCGAGAACTGCATGAACGGCCGCTGGTTTTCCACGGTGCCGGCGTCGACGTCGAAGTCGAAGCGCCGCACCAAATGCGCCGTGGTATCGGCGTGGTACATGGTCTTGCCGTCCGGGCTAAAAGCGAGGCCGTTCGAGTTGGTCATGCCGCCCGACCAGGCCTTGCGGATCTCGCCCTGTTCCAGCACGAACATCTCGGCGGCCGGCCGGTCGCGCGGCTCGTAGATGGTGCCGACCCAGAAACGCCCGGCCGGATCGACCCGGCCGTCGTTGAAGCGGGCCAGCGAGGTGTCGTACGGCGCCGGCGCGATCTCGGTGATGCGGACTTCGTCGCTGCCGGTGTCGAGGTGGTAAAAGCCGCTGCGCATGGCGACGATCAAGCCGCCGTTGTCGCTGACGGCCAGGCTGGCCGGTTCGCTCGACAAACGCCACGACCGGTGCTCGCCGCTGGCCGGGTCGAGCCGGTGCACGGTAAAGGCGGGGATGTCGACCCAGTACAGCGCCTGCTCCCCCTCGTGCCACAGCGGGCATTCGCCGGTTTGCATGACGGCGTCGTAGGCCACTTCGATGTGCGGTGCGCTCATGGTCATCCTCGGATTAAATGTGCTGGGCCGCTTTGGCCATGACGATCAGGCCATTGGTCGAGCTGTCGTGGCGCTCCGGCTGGACGTCGCCCGTCAATTCGGCGTGGATGTTCTTGGCCAGCACCTTGCCCAGCTCCACACCCCACTGGTCGAAGCTGTTGACGTCCCACAGCACGCCTTGCACGAAGGTCTTGTGCTCGTACAGCGCGATCAGCGCGCCCAGCGTCGTTGGCGTCAACTGATCCATCAGGATGGTGTTGGACGGGCGGTTGCCGGGGAAGGTCTTGTGCGGCACCAGCGCCTCGATTTCCTCGGCGCCCAGCTTTTGCGCGGTCAGGTCGGCGCGCACTTCGTCGGCGGTCTTGCCGGTCATGAACGCTTCCGACTGGGCGAAGCAGTTGGCCAGCAGCGAGTCGTGGTGGCCCGGCAGGTCGTGCGTGGCGCGCAAGGTGGCGATGAAGTCGATCGGCGTGACGTCGGTGCCCTGGTGCAGCAGCTGGAAGTAGGCGTGCTGCGCGTTGGTGCCGCATTCGCCCCAGACGACAGGGCAGGTTGGCGTGTCGACTTCGGCGCCGTCGCGGGTGACGCGCTTGCCGTTGCTTTCCATGTCGAGCTGCTGCAGGTAGGCCGGGAAGCGGTTCAAATCCTGGTGGTAGGGCGCGATCGACAACGAGCCGGCGCCGAGGAACTGGCGGTTCCAAAAGCCGACCATGGCCAGCAGCACCGGCATGTTCTGTTCCAACGGGGCGGTGCGGAAGTGCTCGTCCATGGCGTGGGCGCCGGCCAGGAAGTCGCTGAAGTAGCCGTAGCCGACCGCCAGCGCAACGGCCAGGCCGATCGCCGACCAGACGGAATAGCGGCCGCCGACCCAATCCCAGAACGGGAACATGTTGGCCGGGTCGATGCCGAAGGCCTTGACCGCCTCGGTGTTGGTGGAGACGGCGACGAAGTGGCGCGCCAGATCTTCTTCCTTGGCCGTTTTGAGGAACCAGGTGCGCGCGGTGCCGGCGTTGAGCATGGTCTCGGCCGTGACGAAGGTCTTGGAGGCGATGATGAACAGCGTGGTTTCGGGATCGACCTGGGCCAGCGCGGCGTCCATGTCATGGCCGTCGACGTTGGAGACGAAGTGCATCTTCAGGCGCGGGTGGGCGTACGAGCGCAGCGCCAGCACGGCCATTTTCGGGCCCAGGTCCGAGCCGCCGATGCCGACGTTGACGACGTCGGTGATCGGTTTGCCCGTGTGGCCGAGCCAGGCGCCAGAGCGGACCTGGTCGGTGAATTCCTTGACATGGTCGAGCACGGCGTGGACGTCGCCGCTGACATCCTGGCCGTCAACGGTGAAATTTTTGCCGCGCGGCAATCTCAGCGCGGTATGCAGCACGGCGCGATGTTCTGTAATATTGATCTTCTCGCCATTGAACATGGCGTCGCGCTTGGCTTCGACGCCGCGCTCGCGGGCCAGGTCGAGCAGCAGGTCGACGGTGGTGCCGGTCAGGCGGTTCTTGGAATAATCGAGGAACAGGCCGGCCGCATCGACCGTCAGGGTCGGGAATCGCTTGGCGTCGTGCGCGAACAGTTGGCGCAATTGCCAGTGTTTGGCGTCGGCGGCGTGGGATTCGAGGGCTTTGAAGCTGGCGAGGGTGGTCAGGGCGGGCTGGCGCATAATGGTCGGGCGTCTTCGTCTGATGGGTAGGAGGGGATGCGTGAATAATACAGGAAAACCCGGTAAATTCACTACGACACTATTGAAAGAATAGAATTTTTATCGCCCTGGAGGTGGTTTTTCCTGCATGCCAGGATGCTTTTCCGGTGCCGGCGGTCGCCAGCGTTTGCCAGCTAAAGATAGAAAAAAACGGTCGGTTTTGAGATTTTGTAGTAAAATTTCAGGGAATTCATTCATAAGGAACAATCATGGCGTTGCATCCGGTCTTGGAAACTGTCACCGCTCGCATCATCGAGCGTAGCAAACCTTCGCGCGGCGCGTACCTGGCGCACCTGGAGGCGGCTCGTGTAAAGGGCGTGCAGCGCGGCGCCCTGGCGTGCACGAACCTGGCGCACGGTTTTGCCGCCTTCCCCGCCAACGACAAGCTGTCGTTGAAGGAATTGAAAAAGCCCTCGGTGGCGATCGTCTCGGCCTACAACGACATGCTGTCGGCGCACCAGCCGTTCGAGGGCTTCCCGGCGCTGATCAAGGACGCCGTGCGCGAAGTGGGCGCCGTGGCGCAGTACGCCGGCGGCACGCCCGCCATGTGCGACGGCGTCACGCAGGGCCAGCCGGGCATGGAGCTGTCGCTGTTCTCGCGCGACGCCATCGCCATGGCGACCGCCATCGCGCTGTCCCATAATATGTTCGACTCGGCCGTCTACCTGGGCGTGTGCGACAAGATCGTGCCGGGCCTGCTGATCGGCGCGCTGCACTTCGGCCACCTGCCAGCCGTGTTCGTGCCGGCCGGCCCGATGACGACCGGCCTGTCGAATTCCGAGAAAGCGAAAATTCGCCAGCTGTACGCACAGGGCAAGGTCGGCCGCGCCGAGCTGCTCGAGGGCGAATCGCAGTCCTACCACGGCGCCGGCACCTGTACCTTCTACGGCACCGCCAACAGCAACCAGATGCTGATGGAGGTCATGGGCCTGCACCTGCCGGGCGCCGCCTTCATCACCCCGAACACGCCGCTGCGCGACGAGTTGACCAAGGCCGCCGCCCGCCGCGCGGCCGTCATCACGGCGCAGTCGAGCGAGTACCTGCCGGTCGGCCATGTGGTCGACGAGAAGTCCATCGTCAACGCCATCGTCGCGCTGCTGACCACCGGCGGCTCGACCAACCACACGCTGCACCTGGTGGCCATCGCCAAGGCGGCCGGCATCGTCATCGACTGGGACGACTTCGACGAGCTGTCGAAAGTGGTGCCGCTGCTGACGCGCATCTACCCGAACGGCAACGCCGACGTGAACCACTTCCACGCCGCCGGCGGCACCGGCTTCGTGATCCGCGAACTGCTCAACGGCGGCCTGCTGCACGACGACGTCACCACCATCCTGGGCAAGGGCTTGCGCGCGCACTGCACCGAGCCGTTCCTGGGCGAAGCCGGCCAGGGCGTGGTCTGGCGCGACGCGCCGGCCGAATCGGGCGACGAAGCGGTACTGCGCAAGATCACCGCGCCGTTCTCGCCGGACGGCGGCACGGTGCTGGTCAAGGGTAACCTGGGCCGCGCGGTGATGAAGGTGTCGGCCGTGAAGCCGGAGCACCAGACGGTGGAAGCGCCGGCGCTGGTGTTCAACTCGCAGGAAGATTTCATGGACGCCTACAAGGCCGGCCAGCTCGATCGCGACTTCGTCGCCGTGCTGCGCTTCCAGGGCCCGCGCGCCAACGGCATGCCGGAACTGCACGCGCTGACGCCGGCGCTGGCCAACCTGCAGGACGCCGGCCGCCACGTGGCGCTGGTGACCGACGGCCGCATGTCGGGCGCTTCCGGCAAGGTGCCGGCGGCGATCCACGTGTCGCCGGAGATCCTGGCCGGCGGTCCGCTGGGCCGCGTGCGCGACGGCGACATCATCCGCGTCTGCGCCAAGAACGGCGCGCTGGAAGCGCTGGTGGAGCCGGGCGTCTGGGCCGCGCGCGAACAGGCCACGGCCGACCTGACGCCGAACGGCGTGGGCATGGGCCGCGAGCTGTTCGCCATGTTCCGCAACAGTGTGTGCGAGGCGGAGAAGGGCGCGACCACGTTCCCGCTGCCGTCGCCGATTCCGACGATCGTCGGCCTGCATGACAAAGACCCGGTCGGCAATACCGTGCCGGGTTCCGATGAAGATTTCTCGATGAAGAAAGAAGCCTAAGCCATGACGATGACCCTGCTCGAAATTATGCGTACCTCGGCCGTGATCCCGGTGATCGCGATTGACGAACCTGAACACGCCGTCCCGCTGGCGCGCGCGCTGGTAGCCGGCGGCATCCGCGTGCTCGAAGTGACCCTCCGCACCAAGCACGGCCTGGGCGCGATCCGCGCCATGTCGGAAGTGGAAGGCGCCATCGTCGGCGTCGGCACGTTGACGCAGCCGGAAGAATTCGCCGCCGCGCGCGACGCCGGCGCGGTGTTCGGCGTCTCGCCGGGCCTGACGGCGGCGCTGATCGCCGCCGCCAAGAGCAGCGGCCTGCCGCTGCTGCCTGGCGTGATGACGCCGTCGGAAGTGATGGCCGCGCGCGAGCAGGGCTTCCGTCAACTGAAGCTCTTCCCGGCGGTGCCGGCCGGCGGCATCGGCATGCTCAACGCGATCAATGGCCCGCTGCCGGATGTGACGTTCTGCCCGACCGGCGGCATTTCGCAGGAGACGGCGTCGCAGTTCCTGGCGCTGAAGAACGTCGCCTGCGTGGGCGGCTCGTGGTTGACGCCGAAGGACGCCATCGCCGCCGGCGACTGGGGCCGCATCACCGACCTGGCCAAGGCGGCCAGCGGTTTGCGCTAAAACCGGAACGACGCCTCGGCGTCGTTTTTTTATGGCGCGGCGCCAAGCAGTCGCTGATCGAGTTCTTCGCGCAGCACCTTGCGTAGTCCGGCTAAGGTCAGTGGCTGATTGTCCTTGTTGCGCTTGTCGATGTTCTTTATGGCGTCGCGGAGTGTGGCGTTAATCATGGTTTGATAGCCGGTTCCCTGTGCCTCGGCCTCATCGCGGAAATAGGCAATGACATCGTCGTCCAGCATAATGGTGATGCGCGTCTTTCCGGTCGGGTCGATGATCGGCCCGCGCTTGCCTTTGCTGAAATCGTATTCCTTATCCATGGTATTGCTCCGCTTCGCCTTTGCTGGCCTTGCGCGCGGAGATTACTCTTGTCCGGTTCCCGCGCTGAGTGTGAATGACTACTAGAATTCTGCCGATGCCGTCAGCGCCCACTGTGCAGAATCTCTGTTACCCATTCTCATCGAAAATTTCGATTGTGATGCACATCGGGTCGTTCAGCGCGTCCTCCGCCTGAGAGAAGCTGACTTTATGCTTGATGAGGTTTGACCTTGCCTTGACAGGATCGAACTCGATTTCGTGAGTGTGATTATGCATATAGTATGCATATACAGTCAAGATGGCTCGCGTGCGTTGATCAAACTCGCCCAATAAGCAAATTTGTGAGCGATTCTAGTGCTTGCTCGGTGATAAACCGCCGGGGTCAACCGCCGGGGCTGGTGCGCCTAGACCGATTTTTGGATATGCTCGCGCAGCCATTGGTGGGCGGGGTCGCGGTGCGAGCGCTCGTGCCAGAGCATCGCCATCTCGTAGCCGGGGACGTGGACCGGCGGCTCGACCACTTTGAGTCCGTGGTTGTCGCGCACCAGACGCTCCGGCAGCATCGCCACCATGTCCGTGCTGTGCAAAACCGACACCATAAACAGGAAATGCGGCACCGACAGCGCCACCCGGCGCGACAGGCCGACTTGCGCCAGCGCCGCGTCGGTGACGCCGTGAAAGCCGCCGCCGTCGGACGACACCAACACGTGCTCCAGCGCGCAATATTGCTTCAGGGTCGGCTTGCGCTTCAGGCGCGGGTGGTCGGCGCGGCCCGCCAGCACATAGCGCTCGACGAACAGCGTGCGCCGCCGCATAACCGGCGGCGAGCCTTCGGTGGTGTGGAAGGCGAGGTCGATTTCGCCTTGCTCCGCTTGCCGCGCGATGCGTGCCGGATTCATCTCCAGCACGGCCAGCCGGGTGCCGGGCGCCAGCGCCCTCAGGCCGGAAAGCGCTGGCAGCAGGATCGTCGATTCGCCGTAGTCGGTGGCGGCGACGCGCCAGGTCTGGTCCGCATTTGACGGTTCGAATGGCTGCGCCGGCGACACCGCGCGCCCGAGCGCCTCCAACGCCTGCCGCAAGGGTTCGCGCAGCTCCTCGGCCCTGGCGGTCGGCTTCATACCGCGTGGTCCGGGCAGCAGCAGCGGGTCGCCGAAGATGTCGCGCAGCTTGGCCAGATGCACGCTGATCGACGGCTGCGAAAAATTGAGCCGCCGCGCCGCGCGCGTGACGTTGTGCTCCGAGAGCAGGACGTCGAGCGTCACCAGCAGATTGAGGTCGAGCCGCCGCAAATTATCCATCGAAATTATTCCTGTTGATACCTGCTATGTCGGGAATTCATTTCCAATATACCTGAGGCGGGCCCACGCTGTGTGCTTTCCATCAGGAGGCACCATCATGAACGTCCTTATCGTCTACGCCCATCCCGAGCCACAGTCCCTGAACGGCTCAATCAAAAACTTCACCGTCGAACGTCTCGAAGCGGCCGGCCATGCCGTGCAGGTGTCCGACCTGTATGCGATGAACTGGAAACCCGCGCTGGACGCGGACGACAGCCTCGATGGCCCGGCGACCGGGCGCTTCGACGCCGCGCTCGATTCCAAGCGCGCCTTCGACGCCGGCCGGCAGAGCGCGGACATC is part of the Oxalobacteraceae bacterium OTU3CAMAD1 genome and encodes:
- a CDS encoding BrnA antitoxin family protein — encoded protein: MDKEYDFSKGKRGPIIDPTGKTRITIMLDDDVIAYFRDEAEAQGTGYQTMINATLRDAIKNIDKRNKDNQPLTLAGLRKVLREELDQRLLGAAP
- a CDS encoding SMP-30/gluconolactonase/LRE family protein encodes the protein MSAPHIEVAYDAVMQTGECPLWHEGEQALYWVDIPAFTVHRLDPASGEHRSWRLSSEPASLAVSDNGGLIVAMRSGFYHLDTGSDEVRITEIAPAPYDTSLARFNDGRVDPAGRFWVGTIYEPRDRPAAEMFVLEQGEIRKAWSGGMTNSNGLAFSPDGKTMYHADTTAHLVRRFDFDVDAGTVENQRPFMQFSADKAINYGGRPDGAAVDSDGNYWSALFEGGRLVKLSPEGELLDEIKLPLRCPTMLAFGGADLRTLYVTSAGERPAAELEQYPLSGKLLAIRVDVAGRVNPPYRN
- the eda gene encoding bifunctional 4-hydroxy-2-oxoglutarate aldolase/2-dehydro-3-deoxy-phosphogluconate aldolase, which encodes MTMTLLEIMRTSAVIPVIAIDEPEHAVPLARALVAGGIRVLEVTLRTKHGLGAIRAMSEVEGAIVGVGTLTQPEEFAAARDAGAVFGVSPGLTAALIAAAKSSGLPLLPGVMTPSEVMAAREQGFRQLKLFPAVPAGGIGMLNAINGPLPDVTFCPTGGISQETASQFLALKNVACVGGSWLTPKDAIAAGDWGRITDLAKAASGLR
- a CDS encoding response regulator codes for the protein MSDSPAIMDANPDGKIILVVDDEFDVLSAYTMLFEYRGYRVRTAGNGAEALEAAARERPDIIVSDYMMPVMDGAQLCLQWRADPHLAAIPFILASAGIPRKDEVVPYDTFFRKPIRFEVLLEEIARLIAARAG
- the zwf gene encoding glucose-6-phosphate dehydrogenase, whose product is MALTDFDLVLFGGSGDLAMRKLLPAMYARDVANDLPPTARIICVGRADASQEDFLHTVETTSKPHVKSPAITPAAWTRFTARIVYVSLNATDSASYKNLVEALRKDDAITRVYYLATPPAIFSQICDNLKENGLVTKNSRVVLEKPLGRDLASAKQINAEVGKVFEESQIYRIDHYLGKETVQNLLALRFGNILFEPLWRREWISDVQITIAEKLGVGNRMGYYDTSGALRDMLQNHLLQLLCIVAMEPPTSIAPDAVRDAKLQVLRSLKKFTPTTLAQNIVRGQYRAGHVDGKAVPSYRDEPDAPEHSRTETFVAMKAEIDTWRWAGVPFYLRTGKRMADGLAEIVVRFKQIPHSIFAQPTNSFQPNSLVIRLQPDEGLRMNLMAKTPGDGMRLKQAELELDFRESFKSPRMDAYERLLLDVLRGQLTLFMRGDELEAAWEWVEPILNNWESDDSYPIPYASGTWGPAAASALIGRDGLQWREEALPED
- the edd gene encoding phosphogluconate dehydratase translates to MALHPVLETVTARIIERSKPSRGAYLAHLEAARVKGVQRGALACTNLAHGFAAFPANDKLSLKELKKPSVAIVSAYNDMLSAHQPFEGFPALIKDAVREVGAVAQYAGGTPAMCDGVTQGQPGMELSLFSRDAIAMATAIALSHNMFDSAVYLGVCDKIVPGLLIGALHFGHLPAVFVPAGPMTTGLSNSEKAKIRQLYAQGKVGRAELLEGESQSYHGAGTCTFYGTANSNQMLMEVMGLHLPGAAFITPNTPLRDELTKAAARRAAVITAQSSEYLPVGHVVDEKSIVNAIVALLTTGGSTNHTLHLVAIAKAAGIVIDWDDFDELSKVVPLLTRIYPNGNADVNHFHAAGGTGFVIRELLNGGLLHDDVTTILGKGLRAHCTEPFLGEAGQGVVWRDAPAESGDEAVLRKITAPFSPDGGTVLVKGNLGRAVMKVSAVKPEHQTVEAPALVFNSQEDFMDAYKAGQLDRDFVAVLRFQGPRANGMPELHALTPALANLQDAGRHVALVTDGRMSGASGKVPAAIHVSPEILAGGPLGRVRDGDIIRVCAKNGALEALVEPGVWAAREQATADLTPNGVGMGRELFAMFRNSVCEAEKGATTFPLPSPIPTIVGLHDKDPVGNTVPGSDEDFSMKKEA
- the pgi gene encoding glucose-6-phosphate isomerase; amino-acid sequence: MRQPALTTLASFKALESHAADAKHWQLRQLFAHDAKRFPTLTVDAAGLFLDYSKNRLTGTTVDLLLDLARERGVEAKRDAMFNGEKINITEHRAVLHTALRLPRGKNFTVDGQDVSGDVHAVLDHVKEFTDQVRSGAWLGHTGKPITDVVNVGIGGSDLGPKMAVLALRSYAHPRLKMHFVSNVDGHDMDAALAQVDPETTLFIIASKTFVTAETMLNAGTARTWFLKTAKEEDLARHFVAVSTNTEAVKAFGIDPANMFPFWDWVGGRYSVWSAIGLAVALAVGYGYFSDFLAGAHAMDEHFRTAPLEQNMPVLLAMVGFWNRQFLGAGSLSIAPYHQDLNRFPAYLQQLDMESNGKRVTRDGAEVDTPTCPVVWGECGTNAQHAYFQLLHQGTDVTPIDFIATLRATHDLPGHHDSLLANCFAQSEAFMTGKTADEVRADLTAQKLGAEEIEALVPHKTFPGNRPSNTILMDQLTPTTLGALIALYEHKTFVQGVLWDVNSFDQWGVELGKVLAKNIHAELTGDVQPERHDSSTNGLIVMAKAAQHI
- a CDS encoding recombinase RecA; its protein translation is MTTFTSHTAQPAVRMPLLQTGVSGFDQILGGGFPAHSLYLIQGLAGSGKTTLACQIGFQHAHQGKKVLILTLIAETHGKMLNHLSSFSFFDEKLVGERIIFLGAYNELLKGGLRELLKSIASTLADQRPDIMIIDGFRTVREAKPSDVALSEFMLSLNSLVATMQCTTFLLSPTEGNVADSENTLVDGLIELSQYEQGLQLIREIKVFKLRGSKHLLGRHVFEVGVDGVAIYPRLEAVSTVSGATPAVSRQRLGFGIAGWDKLTNGGVARGSTTALLGNPGVGKTLMGLHFIYEGLKRGENCLIAGFYESPLRLLEKSVSVGMDMRPYYDSGALEIIWHPPLEVLVDAMAQEMLRNVERRGVTRLLMDGLDGLREIVIHDGRSRSFLAALVNELRCRNVTSFFTQELPYFGTGPAHSEVSASMLFENIILMRYVDVRGINRRQIGVLKLRENSYDAANHILLITDEGMTIEGAVFGPVVPPQTL
- a CDS encoding SIS domain-containing protein, with the protein product MLLDSIRTQLDSLSKSERKVALAVLDHPGQTVSQNITALAKSAQVSEPTVVRFCRTLGYDGWHEFKLKLAQGLALALPGLNEQPTQDDLAADLVNKICSRSINTLLDLRNNLDPDAIQKALDILAKANKIEFYGQGTSGIVAADAQHKFFRSGVPTVAYADPHIHSIAAALLRTGDAVVAISQRGNSPSLVRSIKLARRGGADVIVLAPSGTPLADLATVLIPIDLIFNIDPYTPISARLAYLVVIDVLAVGLALQRGPEFRKKMQNAQKALQEFDLQFDSFIG